Part of the Cereibacter sphaeroides 2.4.1 genome, TCACCGCCAGCCAGCCAAGGCACAGGAAGGCCGAGCCCAGAAGCGAGATGAACAGCCGGTCCCCCCGTGTCGTCTCGATCCGGAGGATCCCCACACGCGGAACCTCGGGCCGCAGGATCGCAAGCGCGGTCATCAGCACGAGAAGCGCCGCGATTGCGCAGAAGAAGGCCGCCGTGGGCCAGGTCCAGGCCATCCACTCCATCTCACACCCTCCCCAGGGCGAAGCCCTTCGCGATGTAGTTGCGCACGAACCAGATCACGAGCCCGCCCGGGATCAGCGTCAGCACCCCGGCCGCCGCCAGCACGCCCCAGTCGAGCCCCGAGGCCGAGACGGTCCGCGTCATGGTGGCCGCGATGGGCTTGGCGTTCACCGAGGTCAGCGTGCGCGAGAGCAGAAGCTCGACCCAGGAGAACATGAAGCAGAAGAAGGCCGCGACCCCGATGCCGCTTGCGATCAGCGGCATGAAGATCTTCACGAAGAAGCGGGGGAAGGAATAGCCGTCGATATAGGCGGTCTCGTCGATCTCCTTCGGCACGCCCGACATGAAGCCCTCGAGGATCCAGACCGCGAGCGGCACGTTGAAGAGGCAATGGGCCAGCGCCACGGCGATATGGGTGTCGAAGAGCCCGACCGAGGAATAGAGCTGGAAGAAGGGCAGCGCGAAGACCGCCGGCGGCGCCATCCGGTTCGTGAGCAGCCAGAAGAACAGATGCTTGTCGCCGAGAAACCGGTAGCGCGAGAAGGCATAGGCCGCGGGCAGCGCCACGGTGATCGAGATCGCCGTGTTCAGCACCACATAGGTCAGCGAATTCACATAGCCCATGTACCAGGACGGGTCGGTAAGGATCGTCCGGTAGTTCTGGAACGTCAGGTCGTGCGGAAAGAGCGTGAAGCTGCGCGTGATCTCGGCATTGGTCTTGAAGCTCATGTTCACGAGCCAGTAGATCGGGATCAGCAGGAACAGCAGATACAGCACCATCACGATCGCAGAGCCGGGGCGTTTCATGCGCGGTCCTCCTCGGGCGGGCAGACGGGCAGGGCGGTCACGGGCGGTCCTCCCGGTCGAGGTTGGTCATCACGGTGTAGAACACCCACGAGATCAGCAGGATGACGAGGAAGTAGATGATCGAGAAGGCGGCGGCGGGGCCGAGGTCGAACTGGCCGATGGCCATCTTCACGAGATCGATCGAGAGGAAGGTGGTCGAGTTGCCGGGGCCGCCGCCCGTCACCACGAAGGGCTCGGTATAGATCATGAAACTGTCCATGAAGCGCAGCAGCACCGCGATCAGCAGCACGCCCCGCATCTTCGGCAGCTCGATGTAGCGGAACACGGCCCAGCGGCTGGCCTGATCGATCTTGGCCGCCTGATAATAGGCCTCGGGGATGGATTGCAGCCCGGCGTAGCAGAGGAGCGCCACCAGCGAGGTCCAGTGCCAGACATCCATCACGATGACCGTGACCCAGGCATCGAGCCAGTCGTTCGTGTAATTGTAGTCGACCCCGAGCGCAGTCAGCGTGCGGCCCAGAAGGCCGATGTCCACCCGGCCGAAGATCTGCCAGATCGTGCCCACCACGTTGAAGGGGATCAGAAGCGGCATCGCCATCAGGATCAGGCAGAGGCTGGCCCAGAAGCCCTTCTTCGGCATGTGGAGCGCCACGAAGATCCCGAGCGGCACCTCGATGGCAAGGATGATCGCGGTGAAGAGCACCTGACGCCCGAGGGCGGCATGGATGCGCTCGGAGGTGACGGTCTCCTCGAACCATTCGAGGCCGGCCCAGAAGAACTCGTTATTCCCGAACGTGTCCTGCACCGAATAGTTGACAACTGTCATCAGCGGCACGACGGCCGAGAAGGCCACGAGCGCCAGCACCGGCAGCACGAGGAACCACGCGCGGTTGTTCCAGCTCTTCTCCATCAGGCGGCCCTCCGGGCGCCGACCGGCAGCACGCGCCAGTCGTCGGCATAGACATTGATCTTCTCGGGCGCGAGCCGCAGGAAGGCGGGCCCCGTGGCGGCGGGGATCTCCTCGGGCAGAAGCAGGTTCACGGGCTGGCCGAAGGCCTCGCCGCGCAGGATGCGGTGGCGGCCCACATCCTCGACCCGGGTGATGACCACGGGCAGGCCCTCGTCGGCGAGCTGCACGAACTCGGGCCGGATCCCGATCTGCACCCGGCCGCGCGTCGCCGGGTAGCTTTCCGAGAGCGGCACCGGATGGCCCATCACGCGCGCCATGGGGCCCTCGACCTCGGCCTCGAACAGGTTCATGCCCGGCGAGCCGATGAAATAACCCACGAACGTGTGCTCGGGCGTCTCGAACAGTTCCTCCGGGGTGCCGGTCTGCACGACGCGGCCCTCGTGCATGACGACCACCTTGTCGGCGAAGGTCAGCGCCTCGGTCTGGTCGTGGGTCACATAGATCATCGTGTGACCGAACTCGCGGTGGAGCTGCTTCAGCTGGGTCCGCAACTCCCACTTCATGTGCGGGTCGATCACCGTCAGCGGCTCATCGAAGAGGATCGCGTTCACATCCTCGCGCACCATGCCGCGCCCGAGGCTGATCTTCTGCTTGGCATCCGCCGTGAGGCCCCGCGCCTTCGAGGAGAGCATCGCCTCCATGCCGATCATCGCCGCGATCTGCTCGACGCGCGCCGCGATATAGGCCGCGTCCCGTCCGCGGTTGCGGAGCGGGAAGGCCAGGTTCTCGCGCACGGTCATCGTGTCGTAGACCACGGGAAACTGGAATACCTGCGCGATGTTGCGCGCGGCGGTGGGAGCATCCGTCACGTCGGTCTCGCCGAAGAGCACGCGGCCCTGGCTCGGGCGCAGAAGGCCTGAGATGATGTTCAGAAGCGTGGTCTTGCCGCAGCCCGAGGCGCCGAGCAGCGCATAGGCGCCGCCGTCCTGCCAGACATGATCCATCTCCTTCAGCGCATAGTCGGCCGGAGCCTTCGGCTTCGGCAGGTAGCTGTGGGCGAGGTTCGAGAGGGTGATCCGGGACATCGGTGCCTCCTCAGGCCGCGAGCGCATAGGCCGCGGGGGCGGCCAGCGCGCCCTCGGCATCGAAAAGATAGACATGCGCCGGATCGAGCCAGACCGACACCTCGCTGCCCGGCGGCAGATCGTGGATCCCCGGCACGAGGCCCACCCAGAGGTCCGAGCCATGCGCCAGATGCAGGAAGGTCTCGGAGCCGGTGATCTCGGTGGCCGTCAGCCGGCAGGAGAATTCCACCGCCCGCCCGGAATGGCGGTTCAGCGCCAGATGGTTCGCCCGGAAGCCCGCCAGATAGCGCCCGTCGGCGAGACCCGCGAGGGCGCCCTCGGCCGGGGCATGGGCGAGATGGCCGAAGGTCAGCCGCGCGCCGGTCTTGGTGACGGGCAGGAAGTTCATCGGCGGATCGCTGAAGACGCGCGCGGTCGTGGCATCGACCGGCTGCCGGTAGACCTGCGGCGTCGGGCCGAACTGCGTCACGCGGCCCTCCCAGAGCGTGGCCGTATGGCCGCCGAGGAGGAGCGCCTCCTCGGGCTCGGTGGTGGCATAGACGAAGATCGCGCCCGAGGCCTCGAAGATCTTCGGGATCTCGAGCCGCAGCTCCTCGCGGAGCTTGTAGTCGAGGTTCGCCAGCGGCTCGTCGAGAAGCACGAGACCTGCGCCCTTCACCAGCGCCCGGGCCAGAGCGCAGCGCTGCTGCTGGCCGCCCGACAGCTCCAGAGGCTTGCGCCGCAGCATCGGCGTGAGCTTCAGCATCTCGGCCACCTCGCCCACCGCCCGCTCGATATCGGTGCGGCTCCGGCCTTGCAGCCGCAGCGGCGAGGCGATGTTCTCGTAAACGCTCATCGAGGGGTAGTTGATGAACTGCTGGTAGACCATCGCCACGCGGCGGTCCTGCACCCTCTGGCCCGTGACGTCCTGACCGTTCCAGAGGAGACGGCCCGAGGAGGGCGCATCCAGCCCCGCCATCAGCCGCATGAGGCTCGTCTTGCCCGCAAGCGTGGGGCCAAGGAGCACGTTCATCGTGCCGCCCTGAAGCGCGAGGTCGGTGGGGTGGATATGCACCCGGCCGCCGACCATGCGCGAAACCCCCTGGAGTTCCAGCGTCATTCTCCCCCCTGACATCGCGTCCGGCTGTGGCCGGATCTTCTTCACCCGCCCGGACCGCCCCTCCTCGAGCCGCCCGTCCGGTTTCCCTGCCGGGCTGTGCGCCCGGCCTTTGTTCGCTTCCTCCGGGCCTCAGCCCGTGTCGGCGCGGGCTTCCATCGCCCCGCCCGCATCCTTCATCCAGCCATCGAGCGCCGCGATTTCTTCGGGCGTGAGCCGCAGGCCCAGCTTGCTGCGCCGCCAGACCACATCCTCGGCCCGCTCGGCATATTCGCGATCCATCAGCCAACGCACTTCGGCCTCGGTGAGGGTAGCACCGAAGTCCCGTCCCAGATCAAGCGCGCTGCGCGCCGGGCCGAGCAGATTTCGCGCGTCCGTCCCGTAGGCCCGCACCAGCCGCATCGCCCAGCGTTCGGTGAGGAACGGATAGTCCCGCCGCAGCCCCTCGGCCAGCGCAGGCGCCCCGTCCCAGGGGAAGTCTCCTCCGGGCAGCGGCACCCGGGCCGTCCAGGCGCCCCGCGCCTGCGGGAAATGCCCCGCGAGCTTGGCCATCGCGCTTTCGGCCAGCCGCCGATAGGTGGTGATCTTGCCCCCGAACACGTTCAGAAGCGGCGCGCCCCGGCTGTCGAGCGAGAGCACATAATCCCGCGTCGCCGCCGTGGCCGAGCGTGCCCCGTCGTCATGAAGCGGCCGGACCCCGGAATAGGTCCAGACGATGTCCTCGCGCGTGACGGGCTTGCGGAAATAGTCCGAGGCGAAGGTGCAGAGATAGTCCTGCTCTTCCGGCGTGCAGCGCGCCTCGTCCGGGGCGCCGCGATGGTCCTGATCGGTGGTGCCGATCAGGGTGAAATCGGTCTCGTAGGGGATGGCGAAGATGATCCGCCCGTCCGTCCCCTGGAAGAAATAGCAGCGGTCATGGTCGAAGAGACGCTTCGTCACGATATGGCTGCCGCGCACGAGGCGCACGCCCTCGGTCGTGGGCAGGGCCAGCGTCTCGCGGATGATCCGCGCGACCCATGGCCCGCCCGCATTGACGAGGGCGCGGGCGCGATGCACCTGCCGTCCGCGCGCGCCCTCGGTCGTCACATGCCACAGATCGCCCCGCCGCTCGGCCCCGACCACCTTCGTCCGGGTCAGGATCGTGGCGCCGCGGATCTCGGCGTCGCGGGCGTTCAGCACCACGAGGCGCGAATCCTCAACCCAGCAATCGGAATATTCCCAGCCCTTGGTGAAGCGCGGCTGCAACGCACGGCCCGCCGGATCGCGGGTCAGATCGACGGAGCGCGCCGGCGGCAGGATCTTGCGCCCGCCCAGCCGGTCGTAGGTCTCGAGCGCGAGCCGGATGAGCCAGGCCGGGCGGCGGCCGCGGGCCCAGGGCATCAGCCGGCCGAGGAGCCGCGCGGTGGGCGTGTCGCCCGCAAAGCGCATCTCCGGCTGCCAGGGCAGAACGAAGCGCATCGGCCAGGAGATGTGCGGCATGGCGACGAGCAGCGTCTCGCGCTCTTCCAGCGCCTCGCGCACGAGGCGAAACTCGAAATATTCGAGATAGCGCAGCCCGCCGTGGAAGAGCTTGGTCGAGGCCGAGGAGGTGGCCTGCGCGAGATCGCCCATCTCGGCGAGCGTCACGCTCAGCCCGCGGCCGGCGGCATCGCGGGCGATCCCGCAGCCGTTGATCCCGCCGCCGATGATGAAGAGATCGACCGGATCGCTTCCGGTCCCCCGCTCAGTCACGCGCTCGCCTCCCGCTGTCATGACGGAAGGAAGCCCTCGGTGCGGCGTTTTGTCAATCCGGTTTTTCGAAAATGTGCGAAATGGAGAAAAAACGAACATGCGCCGCCGCGCGTCGCGCTCTTGGGCGGGCGGGAAGCGCCGAGGGTGCCTGCGCGGCCCGGGCCGGCTGAGCGTTAGTTCACCCCGGACAGGCCAAGGGTCCGCGGCGATAGCCTTTTATCGAAGAGATGCCCGACCGGCGCTTCTCCTGTCGGGAAGGGGAGCCAGTGGGCCTCCTGTGCCTTGGCTCGCGCGTCAGAGCGTTGCACATCGCAAGGGGGGCGCGGCCGGGGCGGAGAGGCGGCGGTCCCCTCGTGCCGCGGGCCGTGATCGCAGGGGGTCTCGGCCCGCGCGGAGAGGTGGCTGCATCCCGGTGCAGGGGCACGAACGGGAACGGCCGCCCCACAGGGCGGCCGTCTGCGGAGCGGGAAGATCCGTCCGGTCAGTTGGCGGGGGCGGTCACCGGAGGCGCCGGAGCATTGTCGGCCGAGGCCGGATCGCCTCCGCCGATGCTGCCCTGCTGCGCATCGGTCTCGACCTCGCCCGTGCGTCCGTCGATCTGGACGGCACTTCCTTCCGGGGCGTTGCCCTCTGACACCTCATGGCCGAACCACCAGACCATGTATCCCAGCGCGAAGATGACGACGACGGCGATGCCGATCAACGGACCCCGGTGGCGACGCTTCTGCTTCTCGATGTCATTGTCGGATGCCGACATTCGCTCCTCCTCGGGGCTGGGCCGGCGCAGGCCGGCGTTCCGATCTTAACCGGCGCGGCAGCCAATGGTTCCGGGCCTTGCGCCATCGTCGCCGGGGAGGCCCGCGCGCGGGGAACAAGGAGCCTCTCCGCCGGTTGCCACTGCCACCGATCAGCAGGAGCATCCCATGGCCCAGACCCCGCCCGAGCGTCCGACAGAGGACCGCGTCCCGCCCGCCGGCTACACCAGCGACCGGCTCCGCCACGACATCGACCGGGGCGGGGCGGCCGACAAGGTGCCGTTCATGGACCCTGCCGCGGCGCCTTTGGGCACCGACGACGAAGCGGCCGGCACGCCGCCGAGCGCCGAGCAGATTGCCCGTGCCCGCGAGATGGAAGCGCGGCCCGCGGACCGGTCGGCCAATGCCGCGGCCCGGCCGCGCACGGTGGGCGAGCTCGCGGGCAATCAGGAGCGCCGCGGCATGCGCCCGATCCTGATCTTCGGCGCGATCATGGTCGTGGTGGTGATCCTCGTCGTGGCCCTCTGACGGCAGGCGACGCTGCAGGACGACAAGCGAAAGGCCGGCAGATCCTCTGCCGGCCTTCGCCATGATGGAGACGAGGTTCCGCCAAGCTCCGGGATCAACCCTCCGAGCCGTCGGGCAGGGCGTAGGCGATCACATAGTCGCCCGGTTTCGTGCCGACCGAGCCGTGCCCGCCCGCCACGATCACCACGAACTGCCGGCCGTCCTGCTCGTAGGTCATCGGCGTCGACTGGCCGCCCGCGGGCAGCCGCGCCTGCCAGAGCTGATCGCCCGTGGTCACATCGTAGGCGCGCAGGTAGTCGTCGACCGCCGCTCCGAGGAAGGCCACGCCGCCGCGCGTGACGATCGGCCCGCCGATCCCCGGCACGCCCACCTTGAAGGGCAGCGGCAGGGGCGTCATGTCGCGCACGGTGCCGTTGCGGTGCATGTAGGCGATCTCTCCGGTGCGGAGGTCCGCCCCCGCGACGAAGCCCCACGGCGGCGCCGAGCAGGGCACGCCGAGCGGCCCGAGGAAGGGCCCCATGATGACGCCGTAGGGCGCGCCCTCGTTGCGGTTCAGGCCCTGTTCGCTGGCCTTCTGATCTGCGCCGGGCGGCGGGATGTCCTCGGCCGGAACCAGCTGGCTCGTGAAGGGCAGGTAGGTGGGCATGCCGAACATCACCTGCCGCTCGGGATCGACGGCGACGGAGCCCCAGTTGAAGGTGCCGAAATTGCCCGGATAGACGATGGTGCCGTTCAGCGACGGGGGCGTGTAGCGGCCCTCGTAGTTCAACCGGTGATACTGGATCCGGCAGGCGAGCTGGTCGTAGAGCGTGACGCCCCACATGTCCTTCTCGCGCAGCGCCTCGGGTTTGAAGCTCAGCGCCGAGGTGGGCTGCGTCGGGGCAGGGGTCTCTTCGCGCAGAGCGCCCTC contains:
- a CDS encoding DUF2160 domain-containing protein; amino-acid sequence: MEWMAWTWPTAAFFCAIAALLVLMTALAILRPEVPRVGILRIETTRGDRLFISLLGSAFLCLGWLAVMGPPLWGALALCLIYAAAVFRWV
- a CDS encoding carbohydrate ABC transporter permease, whose amino-acid sequence is MKRPGSAIVMVLYLLFLLIPIYWLVNMSFKTNAEITRSFTLFPHDLTFQNYRTILTDPSWYMGYVNSLTYVVLNTAISITVALPAAYAFSRYRFLGDKHLFFWLLTNRMAPPAVFALPFFQLYSSVGLFDTHIAVALAHCLFNVPLAVWILEGFMSGVPKEIDETAYIDGYSFPRFFVKIFMPLIASGIGVAAFFCFMFSWVELLLSRTLTSVNAKPIAATMTRTVSASGLDWGVLAAAGVLTLIPGGLVIWFVRNYIAKGFALGRV
- a CDS encoding carbohydrate ABC transporter permease, whose amino-acid sequence is MEKSWNNRAWFLVLPVLALVAFSAVVPLMTVVNYSVQDTFGNNEFFWAGLEWFEETVTSERIHAALGRQVLFTAIILAIEVPLGIFVALHMPKKGFWASLCLILMAMPLLIPFNVVGTIWQIFGRVDIGLLGRTLTALGVDYNYTNDWLDAWVTVIVMDVWHWTSLVALLCYAGLQSIPEAYYQAAKIDQASRWAVFRYIELPKMRGVLLIAVLLRFMDSFMIYTEPFVVTGGGPGNSTTFLSIDLVKMAIGQFDLGPAAAFSIIYFLVILLISWVFYTVMTNLDREDRP
- a CDS encoding ABC transporter ATP-binding protein gives rise to the protein MSRITLSNLAHSYLPKPKAPADYALKEMDHVWQDGGAYALLGASGCGKTTLLNIISGLLRPSQGRVLFGETDVTDAPTAARNIAQVFQFPVVYDTMTVRENLAFPLRNRGRDAAYIAARVEQIAAMIGMEAMLSSKARGLTADAKQKISLGRGMVREDVNAILFDEPLTVIDPHMKWELRTQLKQLHREFGHTMIYVTHDQTEALTFADKVVVMHEGRVVQTGTPEELFETPEHTFVGYFIGSPGMNLFEAEVEGPMARVMGHPVPLSESYPATRGRVQIGIRPEFVQLADEGLPVVITRVEDVGRHRILRGEAFGQPVNLLLPEEIPAATGPAFLRLAPEKINVYADDWRVLPVGARRAA
- a CDS encoding ABC transporter ATP-binding protein, producing the protein MTLELQGVSRMVGGRVHIHPTDLALQGGTMNVLLGPTLAGKTSLMRLMAGLDAPSSGRLLWNGQDVTGQRVQDRRVAMVYQQFINYPSMSVYENIASPLRLQGRSRTDIERAVGEVAEMLKLTPMLRRKPLELSGGQQQRCALARALVKGAGLVLLDEPLANLDYKLREELRLEIPKIFEASGAIFVYATTEPEEALLLGGHTATLWEGRVTQFGPTPQVYRQPVDATTARVFSDPPMNFLPVTKTGARLTFGHLAHAPAEGALAGLADGRYLAGFRANHLALNRHSGRAVEFSCRLTATEITGSETFLHLAHGSDLWVGLVPGIHDLPPGSEVSVWLDPAHVYLFDAEGALAAPAAYALAA
- the glpD gene encoding glycerol-3-phosphate dehydrogenase, whose translation is MTAGGERVTERGTGSDPVDLFIIGGGINGCGIARDAAGRGLSVTLAEMGDLAQATSSASTKLFHGGLRYLEYFEFRLVREALEERETLLVAMPHISWPMRFVLPWQPEMRFAGDTPTARLLGRLMPWARGRRPAWLIRLALETYDRLGGRKILPPARSVDLTRDPAGRALQPRFTKGWEYSDCWVEDSRLVVLNARDAEIRGATILTRTKVVGAERRGDLWHVTTEGARGRQVHRARALVNAGGPWVARIIRETLALPTTEGVRLVRGSHIVTKRLFDHDRCYFFQGTDGRIIFAIPYETDFTLIGTTDQDHRGAPDEARCTPEEQDYLCTFASDYFRKPVTREDIVWTYSGVRPLHDDGARSATAATRDYVLSLDSRGAPLLNVFGGKITTYRRLAESAMAKLAGHFPQARGAWTARVPLPGGDFPWDGAPALAEGLRRDYPFLTERWAMRLVRAYGTDARNLLGPARSALDLGRDFGATLTEAEVRWLMDREYAERAEDVVWRRSKLGLRLTPEEIAALDGWMKDAGGAMEARADTG